In Panicum virgatum strain AP13 chromosome 4N, P.virgatum_v5, whole genome shotgun sequence, a single window of DNA contains:
- the LOC120668437 gene encoding N-alpha-acetyltransferase 38-A, NatC auxiliary subunit-like: MEGSSVSSQAIPVSEDDYCNSSSAPADAAGSSSPAVSKLRKLLFRRMLIGVNDGRYFLGLFHCIDKQGNIILQDAVEYRSARHSSPPTEQRCLGLILIPAACRSSCQVDCSIEEKMSLLCLE; the protein is encoded by the coding sequence ATGGAAGGATCATCGGTGTCATCTCAAGCTATCCCAGTTTCTGAAGATGATTATTGCAACAGCTCCAGTGCACCTGCCGATGCTGCTGGCAGCAGCTCACCAGCTGTTTCCAAACTCCGGAAGCTGCTGTTCCGGCGAATGCTGATTGGTGTGAACGATGGCCGTTACTTCCTCGGGTTGTTCCACTGCATCGATAAGCAAGGGAACATAATCCTCCAGGATGCCGTGGAGTACCGCAGTGCCCGTCATTCTTCACCTCCGACAGAGCAGCGGTGCCTGGGGCTCATCTTGATCCCTGCCGCTTGCCGCTCGTCTTGTCAGGTCGATTGCTCTATTGAAGAGAAGATGTCGCTTCTGTGTTTAGAGTGA